A region of Rhodoferax potami DNA encodes the following proteins:
- a CDS encoding NUDIX hydrolase — MVIPLLEGSDAPTRVVLERQYRYPVQRVMIEFPAGKLDSGETTLECAQRELFEETGYRAGQWAKAGVIHPVIAYSTEFIEVWFARDLVPGPSQLDSGEFLEVFDAPAVELITACLEGQVTDAKTVAAALWLQHYMAGTWSPAWHTAV, encoded by the coding sequence ATGGTCATTCCTTTACTGGAGGGTTCTGACGCACCAACACGGGTCGTGCTAGAGCGTCAATATCGTTATCCGGTTCAGCGGGTGATGATCGAATTTCCTGCAGGAAAGCTGGATTCGGGTGAGACCACTTTGGAGTGTGCTCAGCGCGAGTTGTTTGAAGAGACCGGTTACCGCGCTGGCCAGTGGGCCAAAGCGGGCGTGATCCACCCGGTGATTGCCTACTCCACCGAGTTTATTGAGGTCTGGTTCGCGCGCGATCTGGTCCCCGGCCCGAGCCAGTTGGACTCCGGGGAGTTCCTAGAAGTGTTTGACGCGCCTGCCGTGGAATTGATCACCGCCTGCCTTGAAGGGCAAGTCACAGATGCCAAGACGGTTGCCGCCGCACTCTGGTTACAGCACTATATGGCAGGGACTTGGTCGCCCGCCTGGCACACCGCTGTCTGA
- a CDS encoding DUF2818 family protein, which translates to MDSSSSVFVLLLTAVAFANAPFLTRRVFGFFGTGEKSLGARLGELVVAYCLVGGIGLLLEHTAGQIFPQGWEFYAITGTLFVTLAFPGFVFRYLLKRHD; encoded by the coding sequence ATGGATAGTTCTTCCAGTGTGTTCGTGTTGTTGCTGACTGCGGTTGCATTCGCAAATGCTCCTTTTCTCACCCGGCGAGTTTTCGGGTTCTTCGGAACCGGAGAAAAGTCGCTCGGGGCCCGCTTAGGGGAACTCGTAGTGGCTTACTGTCTCGTAGGTGGCATAGGGTTGTTGCTGGAACACACAGCAGGCCAAATCTTCCCGCAAGGCTGGGAGTTTTACGCCATCACCGGTACGCTCTTTGTCACGCTGGCATTTCCTGGGTTTGTGTTTCGGTATCTCCTGAAACGCCATGATTAG
- the nuoN gene encoding NADH-quinone oxidoreductase subunit NuoN yields MIDTISWITVYPEITLMVMACAILLIDLGVKSPLRGLTYVLTMLTLAVVAVAEAHLAVAGQTYYGFGNMVVSDAMGNWLKCFAAIAVMVSLVYARPYAAHRDMLRGGELFTLNMLALLGMFVMISSNNLLLTYMGLELLTLSSYALVALRRDNVAATEAAMKYFVLGAMASGFLLYGMSMLYGATGTLDITQLFKSISSGQVRPDVLVFGLVFIVAGLAFKLGVVPFHMWIPDVYQGAPTAVTLMIGGAPKLAAFAICIRLLVEGLRPLASDWQQMLMVLSVGSLLIGNLAAIAQTNLKRMLAFSTISQMGFVLLGLMSGVVQGDAVTFAANAYSSAMFYVVTYVLTTLATFGVILLLSREGFESEEISDFAGLNQRSPLYAAVMATCAFSLAGIPPMVGFYAKLSVLQALVVSGETIYLGMAVFAVLMSLIGAFYYLRLVKVMYFDEPITATTVNAPADVRVVLSINGALVLILGLAPGGLMALCAASVRQMLGM; encoded by the coding sequence ATGATTGACACAATCAGTTGGATCACGGTCTATCCAGAAATTACCTTGATGGTGATGGCTTGTGCCATCCTGTTGATAGACCTCGGCGTCAAGAGCCCGCTCAGGGGCTTAACCTATGTCTTGACTATGCTGACACTCGCCGTAGTGGCGGTGGCAGAGGCGCATCTCGCCGTTGCAGGTCAAACCTACTATGGCTTTGGCAATATGGTAGTCAGCGATGCTATGGGCAATTGGCTCAAGTGCTTCGCGGCTATTGCCGTCATGGTTTCTCTGGTTTACGCGCGCCCCTATGCTGCCCATCGTGACATGCTTCGCGGTGGCGAGTTGTTCACTTTGAATATGCTGGCTTTGCTGGGCATGTTTGTGATGATTTCGTCCAACAACTTGTTGCTGACGTACATGGGGCTTGAGCTGTTGACCTTGTCCAGCTACGCCTTGGTGGCATTGCGCCGGGATAACGTAGCAGCGACAGAAGCCGCAATGAAGTACTTTGTGCTTGGTGCGATGGCTTCGGGCTTCTTGCTGTACGGGATGTCCATGTTGTACGGCGCGACCGGTACTCTCGATATCACTCAGTTGTTTAAGTCGATCTCGAGCGGCCAGGTGCGCCCAGACGTTTTGGTGTTTGGCTTGGTGTTCATTGTTGCGGGCTTGGCCTTTAAGTTGGGCGTCGTGCCTTTCCACATGTGGATTCCCGATGTGTATCAGGGCGCGCCCACTGCTGTGACCTTGATGATCGGTGGAGCTCCCAAGCTGGCAGCTTTTGCGATTTGTATCCGTTTGTTGGTGGAGGGACTGCGTCCGCTGGCAAGTGATTGGCAGCAAATGTTGATGGTGTTGTCGGTGGGCTCCTTGTTGATCGGTAACCTGGCTGCTATTGCCCAGACCAATTTGAAGCGTATGCTGGCTTTCTCGACGATTTCCCAGATGGGTTTCGTGTTGTTGGGACTGATGTCGGGGGTGGTACAGGGCGATGCTGTGACTTTTGCGGCCAACGCCTACAGCTCCGCTATGTTCTATGTGGTGACCTATGTGTTGACCACGCTTGCCACTTTCGGTGTCATTTTGCTCTTGTCTCGCGAAGGTTTTGAGAGTGAAGAGATCTCCGATTTCGCCGGCCTGAACCAGCGCAGCCCTTTGTACGCGGCGGTGATGGCCACCTGTGCGTTCTCGCTAGCTGGTATTCCGCCAATGGTCGGTTTCTACGCCAAGTTGTCGGTATTGCAGGCATTGGTAGTCTCTGGAGAGACTATCTATTTGGGCATGGCTGTGTTCGCTGTGTTGATGTCTTTGATTGGCGCCTTCTATTACCTCCGTTTGGTCAAGGTGATGTATTTCGACGAGCCAATTACGGCTACAACCGTCAATGCACCTGCTGACGTTCGGGTGGTACTGTCTATCAACGGCGCGTTGGTGCTGATACTGGGCTTGGCGCCTGGTGGTTTGATGGCCTTGTGTGCTGCCTCCGTTCGCCAGATGCTGGGGATGTAA
- a CDS encoding NADH-quinone oxidoreductase subunit M has translation MGLLSLSIWVPIAFGVVLLAFGRDEQATAVRWVALIGALCSFLLTLPLYSQFDNTTAAMQFVENLPWIERFNVNYHLGLDGISFWFVPLTAFITVIVVIAGWEVITERVNQYMGAFLILSGLMIGVFSALDGMLFYVFFEATLIPMYLIIGIWGGPNKIYAAFKFFLYTLLGSLLMLVALIYLYTQSGGSFDLAKWHALPLGETAQTLLFFAFFAAFAVKVPMWPVHTWLPDVHVEAPTGGSAVLAAIMLKLGAYGFLRFSMPIAPDAAHTWGSLMVGLSLVAVVYVGLVAMVQQDMKKLVAYSSVAHMGFVTLGFFIFNDLGVSGGLVQMIAHGFVSGAMFLSIGVLYDRVHSREISSYGGVVNTMPKFAAFGLFFAMANCGLPGTAGFVGEWMVILGAVKFNFWVGFASASALIFGAAYTLWMFKRVYLGPVVNDDVKALTDINAREFLMLALLAIAVLAMGLYPKPFTDVMDVSVAELLKHVAISKLN, from the coding sequence ATGGGTTTGTTGAGCCTTTCTATCTGGGTGCCCATCGCTTTCGGGGTTGTTCTTCTTGCATTCGGACGAGATGAGCAGGCGACTGCAGTGCGGTGGGTTGCACTGATTGGTGCACTGTGCAGCTTTTTGTTGACGCTTCCTCTGTACAGCCAGTTTGATAACACCACTGCTGCCATGCAGTTCGTTGAGAACTTGCCCTGGATCGAGCGTTTTAATGTCAATTACCACCTCGGTTTGGACGGAATTTCTTTCTGGTTCGTGCCATTGACCGCGTTTATCACGGTGATCGTGGTGATTGCCGGTTGGGAAGTGATTACTGAACGCGTCAATCAGTACATGGGTGCGTTCCTGATCCTGAGTGGCCTCATGATCGGCGTGTTCTCCGCACTGGACGGCATGCTGTTCTATGTGTTCTTCGAGGCAACTTTGATCCCGATGTATCTCATCATCGGCATCTGGGGTGGGCCCAACAAGATCTACGCCGCATTCAAGTTTTTCTTGTACACCCTGCTCGGTTCGCTGCTGATGCTGGTTGCGTTGATCTATCTCTACACCCAATCCGGCGGTAGTTTCGACTTGGCCAAATGGCACGCGCTGCCCTTGGGTGAAACAGCGCAGACTCTGTTGTTCTTTGCGTTCTTTGCGGCCTTTGCTGTGAAGGTGCCTATGTGGCCGGTGCACACATGGCTTCCCGATGTACACGTCGAAGCGCCTACGGGTGGCTCGGCAGTATTGGCCGCCATCATGCTCAAATTGGGAGCTTACGGTTTCCTGCGCTTTTCCATGCCCATAGCCCCAGACGCTGCGCATACATGGGGTAGCTTGATGGTGGGTCTGTCTTTGGTGGCTGTGGTCTATGTGGGCTTGGTTGCCATGGTTCAGCAGGACATGAAAAAGCTGGTGGCTTACTCTTCTGTGGCCCATATGGGTTTCGTAACCTTGGGTTTCTTCATCTTCAACGATTTGGGTGTGTCGGGTGGCTTGGTCCAGATGATTGCCCACGGCTTCGTTTCTGGCGCCATGTTCTTGTCGATTGGGGTCCTGTACGACCGAGTCCACTCTCGTGAGATCTCCAGCTATGGCGGTGTAGTGAACACCATGCCGAAATTTGCAGCGTTTGGTTTGTTTTTCGCGATGGCCAACTGTGGTCTGCCAGGAACGGCCGGATTCGTCGGCGAGTGGATGGTTATCCTGGGTGCCGTGAAGTTCAACTTCTGGGTCGGCTTCGCATCCGCAAGCGCTCTTATTTTTGGCGCAGCCTACACCTTGTGGATGTTCAAGCGCGTCTACTTGGGCCCCGTGGTGAATGATGATGTCAAGGCATTGACCGATATCAATGCGCGTGAGTTTTTGATGCTCGCTCTGTTGGCGATTGCGGTCTTGGCCATGGGCTTGTACCCCAAGCCGTTTACCGACGTGATGGATGTTTCCGTTGCTGAGCTACTGAAGCACGTCGCTATTTCCAAGTTGAACTGA
- the nuoL gene encoding NADH-quinone oxidoreductase subunit L, with the protein MSQTLSASTLLAVPLAPLAGAVLAGVFGTKFGGNWFGRKLSHSLTILGVFISFVLSAMTLMSVVNDGARFNETIYTWMVVGGLKMEVGFLVDSLTAMMMCVVTFVSLMVHLYTVGYMEEDEGYNRFFAYISLFTFSMLMLVMSNNLLQLFFGWEAVGLVSYLLIGFWFNKPTAIFANMKAFLVNRVGDFGFILGIGLIGAYTGSLNYTEIFAKTSDLSALVFPGTDWMLVTVICICLFIGAMGKSAQFPLHVWLPDSMEGPTPISALIHAATMVTAGIFMVSRMSPLFELSDTALNLILVVGSITALFMGFLGIIQNDIKRVVAYSTLSQLGYMTVALGVSAYSVAVFHLMTHAFFKALLFLGAGSVIMGVHHNQDIRWMGGLRKYMPITWITSLLGSLALIGTPLFSGFYSKDSIIEAVHASNLPASGFANFAVLAGVFVTAFYSFRMYFLVFHGKERFDQNPDAHHDDHGHGDHHHDAVPHESPWVVWVPLVLLAIPSVLIGYFTIGPMLHGDFFKDVIYVNHTLHPAMEEISSKFHGAAAMASHSFSTLPLWLAVAGVVSSYVFYMMFPAIPAAIKRVAQPIYTLLENKYYLDWFNENVLARGARLLGTGLWKVGDQAMIDGAVVNGSWKLVGLLSGFVRKAQSGYLYHYALVMILGIFVLMTYFVWLK; encoded by the coding sequence ATGAGCCAGACCCTTTCTGCGTCGACATTACTAGCTGTACCCTTAGCGCCACTTGCCGGTGCTGTTTTGGCAGGTGTTTTCGGTACGAAATTTGGTGGCAATTGGTTTGGTCGCAAGCTTAGCCACAGCCTCACTATTCTCGGCGTCTTTATTTCCTTCGTTTTGTCCGCGATGACCTTGATGTCGGTCGTGAATGACGGAGCGCGCTTCAACGAAACCATTTATACATGGATGGTCGTTGGTGGTTTGAAAATGGAAGTTGGCTTCTTGGTGGACTCCCTGACCGCCATGATGATGTGCGTGGTTACCTTCGTCTCTCTCATGGTTCACTTGTACACAGTGGGTTACATGGAAGAGGACGAGGGTTACAACCGTTTCTTTGCTTACATATCCTTGTTTACTTTCTCGATGCTGATGCTCGTGATGAGTAACAACTTGCTCCAGCTGTTCTTTGGCTGGGAGGCAGTGGGCTTAGTGTCTTACCTGTTGATCGGGTTTTGGTTCAACAAGCCGACGGCGATTTTTGCCAACATGAAGGCATTTTTGGTCAACCGGGTAGGCGACTTCGGCTTCATTTTGGGTATTGGTCTGATCGGCGCTTACACCGGTAGCTTGAATTACACCGAAATCTTTGCGAAAACCAGTGATCTTTCAGCCTTGGTCTTCCCCGGTACTGACTGGATGTTGGTCACAGTAATTTGCATCTGTTTGTTCATCGGCGCCATGGGCAAGTCCGCGCAATTCCCTTTGCACGTTTGGTTGCCCGACTCTATGGAAGGGCCAACGCCCATCTCCGCGTTGATTCATGCTGCCACGATGGTGACTGCAGGGATCTTCATGGTCTCGCGTATGTCTCCATTGTTTGAGCTGAGTGACACAGCTTTGAATTTGATTCTCGTGGTGGGTTCGATTACTGCGCTGTTCATGGGCTTTTTGGGCATCATTCAGAACGACATTAAGCGGGTTGTCGCCTATTCAACTCTGTCTCAGCTCGGCTATATGACGGTGGCCTTGGGCGTGTCTGCTTATTCGGTAGCAGTCTTCCATTTGATGACCCACGCATTCTTCAAGGCACTGTTGTTCCTTGGTGCGGGTTCGGTCATTATGGGGGTCCATCACAACCAGGACATTCGTTGGATGGGCGGTTTGCGCAAGTACATGCCCATCACCTGGATTACTTCGCTACTTGGCTCGTTAGCCCTGATTGGTACCCCGTTGTTTTCTGGCTTTTACTCAAAGGACAGCATCATCGAGGCGGTTCACGCCAGTAACCTGCCTGCCTCCGGCTTTGCCAATTTCGCAGTGCTTGCAGGCGTGTTCGTCACGGCCTTCTACTCTTTCCGTATGTACTTTTTGGTATTTCACGGAAAAGAGCGCTTTGACCAAAACCCTGATGCCCACCATGACGACCACGGCCATGGCGACCATCATCACGATGCGGTTCCCCATGAGTCCCCTTGGGTGGTCTGGGTGCCCTTGGTTTTGTTGGCGATCCCGTCCGTACTAATTGGATATTTCACGATCGGGCCTATGCTCCACGGTGACTTCTTCAAGGATGTGATCTACGTCAATCACACCTTGCACCCAGCGATGGAGGAGATTTCCTCAAAGTTCCACGGTGCCGCTGCAATGGCGTCTCATTCTTTTTCGACGTTGCCTCTGTGGCTCGCAGTGGCAGGTGTGGTGTCTTCGTATGTGTTCTACATGATGTTCCCAGCGATACCCGCTGCAATCAAGCGGGTTGCCCAGCCAATCTACACCTTGCTCGAAAACAAGTACTACTTGGACTGGTTCAACGAGAACGTATTGGCACGTGGTGCGCGACTCTTGGGTACCGGCTTATGGAAGGTCGGCGACCAAGCCATGATTGATGGTGCTGTGGTTAATGGTTCCTGGAAGTTGGTGGGCTTGCTTTCCGGTTTTGTGCGTAAGGCACAGTCGGGCTATCTCTACCACTACGCATTGGTCATGATCCTCGGGATTTTTGTGCTGATGACTTATTTCGTTTGGCTCAAGTAG
- the nuoK gene encoding NADH-quinone oxidoreductase subunit NuoK — protein MTLTLGHFLSLGAMLFALSVVGIFLNRRNLIVLLMAIELMLLAVNTNFVAFSHYLNDMHGQIFVFFILTVAAAEAAIGLAILVLLFRNKSSISVDELNTLKG, from the coding sequence ATGACTTTGACCCTGGGACACTTCCTATCACTGGGTGCGATGTTGTTCGCACTCTCGGTAGTCGGGATATTTCTTAATCGTCGCAACCTGATTGTTTTGTTGATGGCAATTGAGCTTATGTTGCTGGCAGTGAATACAAATTTCGTGGCTTTTTCCCACTATTTGAACGACATGCACGGCCAAATTTTTGTTTTCTTTATCCTGACCGTGGCTGCTGCTGAAGCTGCTATCGGACTCGCGATTCTGGTTTTGCTGTTCCGCAATAAATCCAGTATCAGCGTGGATGAGCTCAATACTTTGAAGGGTTAA
- a CDS encoding NADH-quinone oxidoreductase subunit J: MNVTTGLFYVFAAVLLFAAFRVITARNPVHAALYLVLTFFQAAMIWMLLKAEFLSITLVLVYVGAVMVLFLFVVMMMDINVENLRVGFWKHFPLAAVVGVVIALEMAAVLMGGFRVVDDPAALAAATAAEPSNAKALGKLLFTQYIVQLEVAAAILLVAMIAAIALTLRARKDSKYVSPGEQVRVKSVDRMTVLKMDATKSAPVVETDDTEQKA; this comes from the coding sequence ATGAATGTTACGACCGGACTTTTTTACGTCTTCGCTGCGGTGCTCTTGTTCGCAGCGTTTCGAGTTATCACTGCACGCAATCCAGTGCATGCGGCGCTGTATTTGGTGTTGACCTTCTTTCAAGCAGCCATGATTTGGATGCTGTTGAAAGCTGAGTTCCTGTCGATCACACTAGTGTTGGTGTACGTCGGCGCAGTTATGGTGTTGTTCCTTTTCGTTGTGATGATGATGGACATCAACGTGGAGAACCTGCGTGTTGGTTTTTGGAAGCATTTCCCGCTTGCAGCCGTTGTGGGCGTTGTGATTGCTTTGGAAATGGCCGCTGTGTTGATGGGCGGATTCCGGGTAGTGGATGACCCAGCCGCCCTGGCTGCTGCTACCGCAGCTGAGCCAAGTAACGCAAAGGCTTTGGGTAAGTTGCTTTTCACCCAATACATTGTTCAGCTTGAAGTGGCTGCCGCCATACTCTTGGTAGCCATGATTGCGGCAATCGCACTGACCTTGCGCGCTCGCAAGGACAGCAAATATGTGTCTCCAGGTGAGCAGGTACGTGTCAAGTCGGTAGATCGCATGACAGTACTTAAGATGGACGCTACGAAGTCTGCGCCAGTGGTTGAGACAGATGATACGGAGCAAAAAGCATGA
- the nuoI gene encoding NADH-quinone oxidoreductase subunit NuoI — protein MSTQTTARPASAFSIKDFLYSFLLVELFKGMALTGRYLFRKKVTVQFPEEKTPLSPRFRGLHALRRYENGEERCIACKLCEAVCPAMAITIESDVRDDGSRRTTRYDIDLTKCIFCGFCEESCPVDSIVETHILEYHGEKRGDLYFTKDMLLAVGDRYETEIAANKQADAKYR, from the coding sequence ATGTCTACACAAACTACGGCTCGCCCGGCTTCGGCCTTTTCCATCAAGGATTTTCTCTACAGCTTTTTGCTGGTGGAGCTATTCAAGGGAATGGCTTTGACAGGCCGTTACTTGTTTCGTAAGAAAGTCACTGTTCAATTTCCCGAAGAAAAGACGCCTCTTTCACCGCGTTTCCGAGGCCTGCATGCGTTGCGGCGCTATGAAAATGGGGAAGAACGTTGTATTGCCTGCAAATTGTGCGAAGCGGTGTGTCCTGCGATGGCGATCACTATTGAGTCCGATGTACGGGACGATGGTTCGCGCAGGACGACACGATACGACATCGACTTGACCAAGTGCATTTTTTGCGGCTTCTGTGAAGAAAGCTGCCCCGTTGACTCCATCGTTGAAACACACATTTTGGAATACCACGGTGAAAAGCGCGGCGACCTGTACTTCACCAAGGACATGCTCCTGGCGGTGGGAGATCGCTACGAAACCGAGATTGCCGCAAACAAGCAGGCAGATGCGAAGTACCGATGA
- the nuoH gene encoding NADH-quinone oxidoreductase subunit NuoH, with protein sequence MIDTIYSTGLGLFSVPVWASVLWPVIWTLLKIVIVVLPLMGAVAYLTLWERKFLGWMQVRVGPNRVGPWGLLQPIADALKLLTKEILVPTAANRGLFFVGPILTIMPAMAAWAVIPFGPDVALANINAGLLFVMAITSMEVYGVVIAGWASNSKYAFLGALRASAQMVSYEIAMGFCLVIVLMVSSSMNLSDIVAGQATGQFAAAGLNFLSWNWLPLLPIFVVYIISGLAETNRHPFDVVEGEAEIVAGHMVEYSGMSYAMFYLAEYANMWLISILAALMFLGGWLSPFDHALVNWIPGWIWLGLKTFAIVSLFIWVRATFPRFRYDQIMRLGWKVFIPVTLVWLLVVGLWMQTPLNIWK encoded by the coding sequence ATGATTGACACTATTTACAGCACAGGCTTGGGTTTGTTCAGTGTGCCTGTATGGGCATCCGTGTTGTGGCCGGTCATTTGGACTCTGTTGAAAATTGTCATTGTGGTCCTCCCTCTCATGGGTGCTGTGGCCTATCTCACCCTTTGGGAGCGGAAGTTCTTGGGTTGGATGCAAGTGCGAGTGGGGCCCAACCGTGTAGGACCATGGGGTCTTTTGCAACCTATCGCCGATGCGCTGAAGCTATTGACCAAAGAAATTTTGGTACCTACAGCTGCGAACAGAGGTTTGTTCTTTGTGGGTCCGATTTTGACCATCATGCCGGCTATGGCAGCCTGGGCCGTCATTCCTTTCGGACCTGATGTGGCGCTGGCCAACATCAATGCGGGATTGCTGTTTGTTATGGCCATTACCTCCATGGAGGTTTATGGCGTCGTGATCGCGGGCTGGGCTTCGAACTCCAAGTATGCGTTCTTAGGAGCGCTCCGCGCGTCCGCACAAATGGTGAGCTACGAAATTGCCATGGGCTTTTGCCTCGTGATCGTGCTCATGGTGTCCTCCAGCATGAATCTTTCAGATATCGTGGCGGGACAGGCGACTGGTCAGTTCGCAGCCGCGGGCTTGAATTTCTTGTCTTGGAATTGGTTGCCACTCCTCCCCATTTTTGTGGTTTACATCATTTCCGGCCTTGCTGAAACCAACCGTCACCCGTTTGACGTCGTCGAAGGCGAAGCCGAGATCGTTGCCGGTCACATGGTCGAGTATTCAGGCATGTCATACGCCATGTTCTACCTGGCTGAATACGCCAATATGTGGCTTATTTCTATTCTTGCAGCCCTTATGTTTCTGGGCGGCTGGTTGTCCCCCTTTGACCACGCGCTGGTAAATTGGATACCTGGCTGGATCTGGTTGGGACTCAAGACTTTCGCGATTGTCAGCTTGTTCATTTGGGTACGTGCTACCTTCCCCCGTTTCCGCTATGACCAGATCATGCGCTTGGGTTGGAAGGTATTCATTCCCGTAACGTTGGTTTGGTTATTGGTGGTCGGTTTGTGGATGCAAACGCCTCTGAACATTTGGAAGTGA
- the nuoG gene encoding NADH-quinone oxidoreductase subunit NuoG translates to MIEIELDGKKVEIAEGSMVMHAAEKAGTYIPHFCYHKKLSIAANCRMCLVDVEKMPKPMPACATPVTNGMIVRTKSEKAIKAQKSVMEFLLINHPLDCPICDQGGECQLQDLAVGYGGSSSRYEEEKRVVFHKDVGPLVSMEEMSRCIHCTRCVRFGQEVAGVMELGMSHRGEHAEIETFIGQSVDSELSGNMIDICPVGALTSKPFRYSARTWELSRRKSVSPHDSTGANLVVQVKNNQVMRVVPLENEAVNECWIADRDRFSYEALNGPDRLTSPMIKQGGEWKAVDWQTALEYVANGLKQIKSNHGANRIGALLSPHSTLEEMALTKTLIQGLGSESVDFRLRHAEFSSTQKVPYLGASIASLTTLQRVLVIGSNLRKDHPLFAQRIRQATKAGAQVHAIVDSHADWALPLSTSQVVESAMWVQTLADIAVALAEMNGVAAPAAGTPTEAAKSVAKSLSTGERKAILLGNAAAHHAKSSSLVAIASWLAAQTGASIGYLTEAANTVGGYAVGALPTGDGFHAGQMLTGALKAAILVNVEPEFDTAVGAASMQGLMGAEMVVTLSPFKCNLSFSDVLLPIAPFTETSGSFVNAEGRVQSFHAVVKPLGETRPAWKVLRVLGNLMSVQGMEFDSSQEVLASLESVGIQAGSVAADRLGLSVSGAIDLTPAEVLPVVASIYQLDGLVRRSSSLQLTADARAAHEVAA, encoded by the coding sequence ATGATTGAAATCGAACTCGACGGCAAAAAAGTTGAAATTGCTGAAGGCAGCATGGTGATGCATGCTGCTGAAAAGGCCGGCACCTACATCCCGCATTTTTGCTATCACAAGAAGCTGAGCATTGCAGCGAACTGCCGCATGTGCTTGGTGGATGTCGAAAAGATGCCCAAGCCGATGCCGGCCTGCGCAACACCGGTCACCAACGGCATGATCGTTCGTACCAAAAGCGAAAAAGCCATCAAAGCGCAGAAGTCCGTCATGGAGTTTCTGTTGATCAACCATCCTTTGGATTGCCCGATTTGCGATCAAGGTGGTGAATGCCAATTGCAGGATCTAGCAGTGGGTTACGGCGGTTCCTCCTCACGTTATGAGGAAGAGAAGCGCGTCGTGTTCCACAAAGATGTTGGCCCACTCGTTTCCATGGAAGAGATGAGCCGTTGCATCCACTGCACCCGCTGTGTCCGTTTCGGGCAAGAGGTTGCCGGTGTGATGGAACTTGGTATGTCGCATCGTGGCGAACATGCTGAGATTGAGACCTTTATTGGCCAGAGCGTGGACTCTGAGTTGTCCGGCAACATGATTGATATTTGCCCGGTGGGTGCTCTCACGAGCAAGCCATTCCGGTACAGCGCTCGTACTTGGGAGCTGTCACGTCGTAAATCAGTGAGCCCTCACGACTCAACCGGTGCCAACTTGGTTGTTCAAGTCAAAAACAATCAAGTCATGCGCGTCGTTCCTTTGGAGAACGAAGCCGTGAACGAGTGCTGGATTGCCGATCGTGATCGCTTCTCCTATGAAGCGCTGAATGGTCCTGACCGCTTGACGTCCCCAATGATCAAGCAGGGCGGTGAGTGGAAAGCGGTGGATTGGCAAACTGCACTTGAGTACGTTGCCAACGGTTTGAAGCAAATCAAATCCAATCACGGTGCAAACCGCATTGGAGCCTTGCTAAGCCCTCACAGCACGCTTGAGGAAATGGCGCTTACTAAGACCCTTATTCAGGGACTCGGATCCGAAAGCGTGGACTTCCGTCTTCGCCATGCAGAGTTTTCCAGCACGCAAAAGGTCCCTTATTTGGGAGCGTCGATCGCGTCTTTGACTACTTTGCAGCGAGTCCTGGTTATCGGTTCAAACCTGCGTAAAGACCATCCGCTTTTTGCACAGCGCATTCGCCAGGCTACCAAGGCTGGAGCACAAGTGCATGCCATCGTCGATTCCCACGCGGATTGGGCGCTGCCTTTGTCTACAAGCCAGGTTGTTGAATCTGCGATGTGGGTCCAAACCCTGGCCGATATTGCCGTTGCATTGGCTGAGATGAATGGTGTTGCTGCACCTGCGGCCGGTACCCCGACCGAAGCTGCGAAGTCAGTGGCCAAATCCCTGAGCACTGGTGAGCGAAAAGCCATCTTGTTGGGTAATGCGGCGGCCCACCATGCGAAGTCTTCGAGTTTGGTTGCTATTGCGTCATGGCTTGCTGCTCAAACTGGCGCCTCTATCGGATACCTGACAGAAGCAGCCAATACCGTGGGGGGATATGCGGTGGGAGCGTTGCCAACAGGTGATGGTTTCCATGCAGGTCAGATGCTAACCGGCGCACTGAAAGCGGCGATCCTGGTGAATGTTGAACCTGAATTCGACACCGCTGTCGGAGCTGCGTCCATGCAGGGATTGATGGGGGCCGAGATGGTCGTGACCCTCAGTCCTTTTAAATGCAACCTGTCGTTTAGCGATGTACTTTTGCCGATCGCGCCATTTACTGAAACCTCCGGTTCATTCGTGAACGCCGAGGGTCGTGTCCAAAGTTTCCATGCGGTGGTGAAGCCCTTGGGTGAAACTCGCCCCGCCTGGAAGGTACTTCGCGTATTGGGCAACCTCATGTCGGTTCAAGGCATGGAGTTTGATTCGAGTCAAGAGGTTTTGGCCTCTTTGGAATCGGTCGGTATCCAAGCAGGCAGCGTAGCCGCTGACCGTTTGGGCCTAAGCGTGAGTGGAGCTATTGACTTGACGCCGGCAGAAGTGCTTCCAGTTGTGGCCAGCATCTATCAATTGGATGGCTTGGTACGTCGCTCGAGTTCCTTGCAGTTAACAGCGGATGCGCGTGCCGCACATGAGGTGGCAGCATGA